In a genomic window of Callithrix jacchus isolate 240 chromosome 22, calJac240_pri, whole genome shotgun sequence:
- the LOC103789969 gene encoding uncharacterized protein LOC103789969 isoform X10, with the protein MVENFKNLVAVGHLPFQSDMVSQLEAEEKLWMMEAETQRSRYSGENPAAVLSGSKHQNKVETLRKFALKYLSNQELSCWQIWKQVANELTRCLQGKSSQLVQGDSIQVSENENNIMNPKGDSSIYIENQEFLFWRTQHSCRNTYLCESQMQNRSKQIDVKNNLHIHEDLVKKSSCHEHIKIDTESKPCKGNECSKIISDGSNQKLPLREKPHPCGECGMGFSYSPGLPLHQNVHTEEKYLSQSSHLQTHQRIHLGEKLNRYYGSGDCFNKSSFHFYQSNHTGEKSYRCDSCGKGFSSSTGLIIHYRTHTGEKPYKCEECGKCFSQSSNFQCHQRVHTEEKPYKCEECGKGFGWSVNLRVHQRVHRGEKPYKCGECGKGFTQAAHFHIHQRVHTGEKPYKCDVCGKGFSHNSPLICHRRVHTGEKPYKCEACGKGFTRNTDLHIHFRVHTGEKPYKCKECGKGFSQASNLQVHQNVHTGEKRFKCETCGKGFSQSSKLQTHQRVHTGEKPYRCDVCGKDFSYSSNLKLHQVIHTGEKPYKCEECGKGFSWRSNLHAHQRVHSGEKPYKCEQCDKSFSQAIDFRVHQRVHTGEKPYKCGVCGKGFSQSSGLQSHQRVHTGEKPYKCDVCGKGFRYSSQFIYHQRGHTGEKPYKCGECGKGFGRSLNLRHHQRVHTGEKPHICEECGKAFSLPSNLRVHLGVHTREKLFKCEECGKGFSQSARLQAHQRVHTGEKPYKCDICDKDFRHRSRLTYHQKVHIGKKP; encoded by the coding sequence gcAGCAAGCATCAAAATAAGGTGGAGACTCTCCGAAAATTTGCATTAAAATACCTTTCAAATCAAGAGCTGTCCTGCTGGCAAATCTGGAAACAGGTTGCAAATGAATTAACCAGGTGTCTGCAGGGGAAGAGTTCCCAGTTAGTACAAGGTGACTCTATTCAGGTTTCTGAAAATGAGAACAATATAATGAACCCTAAAGGAGATAGCTCTATTTATATTGAAAATCAGGAGTTTCTATTTTGGAGAACCCAGCATTCTTGTAGGAATACATATCTGTGTGAGTCACAGATGCAGAATAGAAGTAAGCAAATTGACGTGAAAAATAACCTGCATATACATGAAGATTTAGTGAAGAAATCATCATGTCATGAGCATATTAAAATTGACACAGAATCGAAACCCTGCAAAGGTAATGAATGTAGCAAAATCATTAGTGATGGCTCCAATCAGAAATTACCCTTAAGAGAGAAACCCCATCCATGTGGTGAGTGTGGCATGGGCTTCAGTTATAGCCCAGGGCTTCCCCTTCATCAAAATGTTCACACAGAAGAAAAATACCTCAGTCAAAGCTCACATCTGCAAACTCATCAGAGAATTCACCTGGGAGAGAAACTCAATAGATATTATGGATCTGGTGATTGCTTCAATAAgagctctttccatttttatcaatCTAATCATACAGGAGAGAAGTCCTATAGATGTGACAGTTGTGGCAAGGGATTCAGTAGCAGCACGGGTCTTATCATTCATTACAgaactcatactggagagaaaccctataaatgcGAGGAATGTGGTAAATGCTTTAGTCAAAGTTCAAATTTTCAGTGCCATCAGAGAGTCCACACTGAAGAAAAACCATACAAATGTGAAGAGTGTGGTAAGGGCTTTGGCTGGAGTGTTAATCTTCGTGTTCACCAGAGGGTCCACAGGGGtgagaaaccctataaatgtgGGGAGTGTGGTAAGGGCTTCACtcaggctgcacattttcacATCCATCAGAGAGTCCACACTggggagaaaccctacaaatgtgatgtgtgtggtaAGGGCTTCAGCCACAATTCACCATTAATATGCCATCGGAGAGtccacactggagagaagccaTACAAATGTGAGGCGTGTGGGAAAGGCTTTACACGTAATACAGATCTGCATATTCATTTCAGAgttcacacaggagagaaaccctataaatgtaaGGAGTGTGGTAAGGGCTTCAGTCAGGCTTCAAATCTTCAAGTCCATCAGAATGTCCACACTGGGGAGAAACGATTCAAATGTGAAACGTGTGGGAAGGGCTTCAGTCAGTCCTCAAAGCTTCAAACTCATCAGAGAgtccacactggagagaaaccatacAGATGTGATGTGTGTGGTAAGGACTTCAGTTACAGTTCAAATCTTAAGCTACACCAAGTAATTCACACGGGAGAAAAACCATataaatgtgaggaatgtggaaAGGGCTTTAGTTGGAGATCAAATCTTCATGCGCATCAAAGAGTTCActcaggagagaaaccctataaatgtgaGCAATGTGATAAAAGCTTCAGTCAGGCCATAGATTTTCGGGTACATCAGAGAGTCCATACTGGAGAGAAGCCATACAAATGTGGTGTCTGTGGTAAGGGCTTCAGTCAGTCCTCTGGTCTTCAGTCCCATCAGAGAGTCCACACGGGGGAAAAGCCATACAAATGTGATGTGTGTGGAAAGGGCTTTAGATACAGTTCGCAGTTTATATACCATCAGAGAGGCCATACTGGAgaaaaaccttacaaatgtgGAGAGTGTGGAAAAGGTTTTGGTAGGAGCTTGAATCTTCGCCATCATCAGAGGGTCCACACGGGAGAGAAACCCCATATATGTGAGGAGTGCGGTAAGGCCTTCAGTCTCCCGTCAAATCTTCGAGTCCATCTGGGTGTTCACACCAGGGAAAAACTCTTTAAATGTGAAGAGTGTGGTAAAGGCTTCAGTCAGAGTGCACGTCTTCAAGCCCATCAGAGAGTCCACACTGGAGAAAAACCATACAAATGTGACATATGTGATAAGGACTTCCGTCATCGTTCACGTCTTACATATCACCAGAAAGTCCATATTGGCAAAAAGCCTTAG
- the LOC103789969 gene encoding uncharacterized protein LOC103789969 isoform X11 has product MVENFKNLVAVGHLPFQSDMVSQLEAEEKLWMMEAETQRSSKHQNKVETLRKFALKYLSNQELSCWQIWKQVANELTRCLQGKSSQLVQGDSIQVSENENNIMNPKGDSSIYIENQEFLFWRTQHSCRNTYLCESQMQNRSKQIDVKNNLHIHEDLVKKSSCHEHIKIDTESKPCKGNECSKIISDGSNQKLPLREKPHPCGECGMGFSYSPGLPLHQNVHTEEKYLSQSSHLQTHQRIHLGEKLNRYYGSGDCFNKSSFHFYQSNHTGEKSYRCDSCGKGFSSSTGLIIHYRTHTGEKPYKCEECGKCFSQSSNFQCHQRVHTEEKPYKCEECGKGFGWSVNLRVHQRVHRGEKPYKCGECGKGFTQAAHFHIHQRVHTGEKPYKCDVCGKGFSHNSPLICHRRVHTGEKPYKCEACGKGFTRNTDLHIHFRVHTGEKPYKCKECGKGFSQASNLQVHQNVHTGEKRFKCETCGKGFSQSSKLQTHQRVHTGEKPYRCDVCGKDFSYSSNLKLHQVIHTGEKPYKCEECGKGFSWRSNLHAHQRVHSGEKPYKCEQCDKSFSQAIDFRVHQRVHTGEKPYKCGVCGKGFSQSSGLQSHQRVHTGEKPYKCDVCGKGFRYSSQFIYHQRGHTGEKPYKCGECGKGFGRSLNLRHHQRVHTGEKPHICEECGKAFSLPSNLRVHLGVHTREKLFKCEECGKGFSQSARLQAHQRVHTGEKPYKCDICDKDFRHRSRLTYHQKVHIGKKP; this is encoded by the coding sequence gcAGCAAGCATCAAAATAAGGTGGAGACTCTCCGAAAATTTGCATTAAAATACCTTTCAAATCAAGAGCTGTCCTGCTGGCAAATCTGGAAACAGGTTGCAAATGAATTAACCAGGTGTCTGCAGGGGAAGAGTTCCCAGTTAGTACAAGGTGACTCTATTCAGGTTTCTGAAAATGAGAACAATATAATGAACCCTAAAGGAGATAGCTCTATTTATATTGAAAATCAGGAGTTTCTATTTTGGAGAACCCAGCATTCTTGTAGGAATACATATCTGTGTGAGTCACAGATGCAGAATAGAAGTAAGCAAATTGACGTGAAAAATAACCTGCATATACATGAAGATTTAGTGAAGAAATCATCATGTCATGAGCATATTAAAATTGACACAGAATCGAAACCCTGCAAAGGTAATGAATGTAGCAAAATCATTAGTGATGGCTCCAATCAGAAATTACCCTTAAGAGAGAAACCCCATCCATGTGGTGAGTGTGGCATGGGCTTCAGTTATAGCCCAGGGCTTCCCCTTCATCAAAATGTTCACACAGAAGAAAAATACCTCAGTCAAAGCTCACATCTGCAAACTCATCAGAGAATTCACCTGGGAGAGAAACTCAATAGATATTATGGATCTGGTGATTGCTTCAATAAgagctctttccatttttatcaatCTAATCATACAGGAGAGAAGTCCTATAGATGTGACAGTTGTGGCAAGGGATTCAGTAGCAGCACGGGTCTTATCATTCATTACAgaactcatactggagagaaaccctataaatgcGAGGAATGTGGTAAATGCTTTAGTCAAAGTTCAAATTTTCAGTGCCATCAGAGAGTCCACACTGAAGAAAAACCATACAAATGTGAAGAGTGTGGTAAGGGCTTTGGCTGGAGTGTTAATCTTCGTGTTCACCAGAGGGTCCACAGGGGtgagaaaccctataaatgtgGGGAGTGTGGTAAGGGCTTCACtcaggctgcacattttcacATCCATCAGAGAGTCCACACTggggagaaaccctacaaatgtgatgtgtgtggtaAGGGCTTCAGCCACAATTCACCATTAATATGCCATCGGAGAGtccacactggagagaagccaTACAAATGTGAGGCGTGTGGGAAAGGCTTTACACGTAATACAGATCTGCATATTCATTTCAGAgttcacacaggagagaaaccctataaatgtaaGGAGTGTGGTAAGGGCTTCAGTCAGGCTTCAAATCTTCAAGTCCATCAGAATGTCCACACTGGGGAGAAACGATTCAAATGTGAAACGTGTGGGAAGGGCTTCAGTCAGTCCTCAAAGCTTCAAACTCATCAGAGAgtccacactggagagaaaccatacAGATGTGATGTGTGTGGTAAGGACTTCAGTTACAGTTCAAATCTTAAGCTACACCAAGTAATTCACACGGGAGAAAAACCATataaatgtgaggaatgtggaaAGGGCTTTAGTTGGAGATCAAATCTTCATGCGCATCAAAGAGTTCActcaggagagaaaccctataaatgtgaGCAATGTGATAAAAGCTTCAGTCAGGCCATAGATTTTCGGGTACATCAGAGAGTCCATACTGGAGAGAAGCCATACAAATGTGGTGTCTGTGGTAAGGGCTTCAGTCAGTCCTCTGGTCTTCAGTCCCATCAGAGAGTCCACACGGGGGAAAAGCCATACAAATGTGATGTGTGTGGAAAGGGCTTTAGATACAGTTCGCAGTTTATATACCATCAGAGAGGCCATACTGGAgaaaaaccttacaaatgtgGAGAGTGTGGAAAAGGTTTTGGTAGGAGCTTGAATCTTCGCCATCATCAGAGGGTCCACACGGGAGAGAAACCCCATATATGTGAGGAGTGCGGTAAGGCCTTCAGTCTCCCGTCAAATCTTCGAGTCCATCTGGGTGTTCACACCAGGGAAAAACTCTTTAAATGTGAAGAGTGTGGTAAAGGCTTCAGTCAGAGTGCACGTCTTCAAGCCCATCAGAGAGTCCACACTGGAGAAAAACCATACAAATGTGACATATGTGATAAGGACTTCCGTCATCGTTCACGTCTTACATATCACCAGAAAGTCCATATTGGCAAAAAGCCTTAG